A region from the Corylus avellana chromosome ca7, CavTom2PMs-1.0 genome encodes:
- the LOC132186355 gene encoding uncharacterized protein LOC132186355 — translation MANPGVGTKFVSVNLNKSYGQPPHHHHSSNSSSYGSNRTRPSGHGGGGGGGMVVLTRPRSSQKAGPKLSIPPPLNLPSLRKEHERFDSLGSGGGAAGGVSGTGPRPTSSGMGWTKPGMIALQEKEKEKEGFSSDHGTDGIDQGVLSVDGVSRGSTVYLPPSARSVIAGPPGSSSGQPQPPVVAQKATVLRGEDFPSLQAALPSTSGPTQKQKDGLNQKQKQVVGDESSNEQRDGSRLGSLVDMRPQVQSSHHGVGNGLIENGAESNSSGGSWVSERARRKEEYFPGPLPLVQLNPRSDWADDERDTSFGLTDRGRDHGFPRSEASWERDFDFPRVSVLPQKPIHNHFDRWGQRDNEAGKVSSSEVCKADPFGRDVRMPGKDGREGNSWRAAASLPKDGFSVPKVENDRNGVSARPSTLNRETIKENKYTPSPFRANANNDIGRTDIGYRQGGRQPWNNSTDLHSGRGAERTTRERYHNEHYNKYRGDAFQNNSASKSSYSLGGKGLPVNDPLLNFGREKHSLSKSEKPYLEDPFMKDFGATGFDGRDPFSGGLVGVVKRKKDVPRQTDFHDPVRESFEAELERVQKMQEEERQRIIEEQERALELARREEEERARLAREQEERQRRLEEEAREAAWRAEQEQMEAIQKAEEQRIARDEEKQRMFMEEERRKQAAKQKLLELEQRIAKRQAEGAKPGSNSLASADEKMSGMVEERDASRLADLGDWEDGERMVERITTSASSDSSSLNRPFEIGSRPHLSSDGSSAFMDRGKPVTSWRRDVYENGSSSNFLIQDQENGHHSPRREVSVGRRSFSRKEFHGGAGFMSSRTYHRGGIPEPHMDDFTHSRGQRWNLSGDGDHYGSNTEIDSEYHENFVEKFGDAGWGQGRPRGSLYPQDSERSYPNTESDGPYSLGRSRYSMRQPRVLPPPSLTSMHKTTYRVENERPGPSTFLENEMQYNHAARSEPSMQTGYDDSHEENIGQREIIGIQRQNIENEEPKLDNNATPRCDSQSSLSVSSPPNSPTHLSHDDLDESGDSAVVSAAGGSQDAPLSEPENEPVGLPTQAEKENVMTTSSAVSTGDDEEWTLENDEQLQLQEEYDEDEDGYQEEDEVHEGDQEFEDMHLEEKGSPHMIDNLVLGFNEGVAVGMPNDDFERSSRNEESTFVISQGSTGTVEERGSFNGMCGDGQALQPVNATTQVSGDGSSRMFQETEKAMQDLVIQPNNAPHTSAASEILDHVEASSSSGMSAQHPVPSSINLASHSSSGPTVMSTVPAVPSQAEVPVKLQFGLFSGPSLIPSPVPAIQIGSIQMPLHMHPQVGPSLSHMHPSQPPLFQFGQLRYTSPISQGVLPLAPQAISFVQPNVQASYSLNRNTGGPLPLQTGQDTSAHNLMKNNAMSLAIDNQPDVVSTPLDLSQGNISKEVNSLPARQNVGNSVMQQGHARISHFGDNSARSESHYRDEDPEHHNAVVKNYNSLANMRESERQHQNEAAASQLVSKERDLSGPRAQRPISGGRGKRYVFTAKNPGPKSSYQAADASRTDSSGFQRRPRRNIQRTEFRVRESADKRQSTGLVSSNHLGMDDKPNGNGRGTEISARSVPRKVVASNKQLQQTLDSECLSSSLSTSREMDSGSRAEKGSGKEALTKSQNILPSGEGNLKRNICSEEDVDASLQSGIVRVFEQPGIEAPSDEDDFIEVRSKRQMLNDRREQREKESKAKSRVSKMPRKPRSTSQNTIIPAKLSKIPASASGEASKSLRPDLISSEGRRLANIEASAGFNAAIVSQPLAPIGTPPVKTDSQADMRSQGIRSLQTSSIPVVTGGGKSIGPGVIFESKNKVVDNVQTSSLGSWGDSPINQQVMALTQTQLDEAMKPEQFDSHSSVGDQNSSASKPTMPSSSILTKDKSFSSGASPINSLLAGEKIQFGAVTSPTILPPSNCAVSLRYRSDIQISHNLPGAENACSLFFEKEKRAPESCDHLEDCEAEAEAEAAASAVAVAAISNDEIVGNGLGTCPVSLSETKSFGPDIDGITAGGDQQLASQSRAEESLSVALPADLSVETPPISLWPPLPSPQNSSSQMLSHFPGGPPSHFPFYEMNHVLGGPIFAFGPHDESSSTPQSQSQKSSASGSGPLGAWQQCHSGVDSFYGPPAGFTGPFISPPGGIPGVQGPPHMVVYNHFAPVGQFGQVGLSFMGATYIPSGKQPDWKHNPASSSMTVGEGDINNLNMVSAQRNPSNMPAPLQHLAPGSPLLPMPSPLAMFDVSPFQSSPDLSVQPRWQRVPASPLQSVPLSIPLQKPVEGVHTSPFSHGPPVNQSLTANRFVDSRSSTPSDSNRNFPVATDATVTQLPDELGLVDPSSSTSTGAPAQAVVTNSSSVNAITDGGKTDVQTGGSRNSSGQNTSSTFKTPSSAQHKNMSAQQYSHSSGYNYQRGGGVSQKNSGAEWSHRRMGFQGRNQSLGAEKSFPSSKMKQIYVAKQTNSGTSTAS, via the exons GTGCTTAGTGTTGATGGGGTGAGTAGGGGGAGCACTGTGTATTTGCCCCCTTCGGCTCGGTCGGTCATTGCGGGACCCCCAGGTTCTTCTTCAGGTCAGCCTCAACCTCCTGTTGTGGCGCAGAAAGCCACGGTTTTGAGGGGCGAGGATTTTCCTTCTTTGCAGGCTGCTTTGCCTTCCACATCGGGGCCTACACAGAAGCAGAAGGATGGATTGAATCAGAAACAGAAGCAAGTAGTTGGCGATGAGTCATCCAATGAGCAGAGGGATGGTTCCCGTTTGGGCTCGCTTGTTGATATGCGCCCTCAAGTGCAGTCATCCCATCATGGTGTTGGGAATGGTTTGATTGAGAATGGGGCTGAAAGTAACAGTTCTGGTGGCTCATGGGTGTCAGAGCGAGCTCGGAGGAAGGAAGAGTATTTTCCAGGTCCACTGCCGCTTGTTCAGTTGAATCCCAGATCAGATTGGGCTGATGATGAGCGTGACACGAGTTTTGGTTTGACAGACCGGGGCAGAGATCATGGGTTTCCTAGGAGCGAAGCTTCTTGGGAAAGAGATTTTGATTTCCCCAGGGTTAGTGTTTTACCACAAAAGCCGATTCATAATCATTTTGACAGGTGGGGTCAGCGTGACAATGAAGCTGGAAAGGTTTCTTCCAGTGAAGTCTGTAAAGCGGACCCTTTCGGCAGAGATGTCAGAATGCCTGGTAAAGATGGGCGGGAAGGAAACTCATGGCGAGCTGCTGCCTCTCTTCCCAAAGATGGATTTAGTGTTCCAAAAGTTGAAAATGATAGAAATGGTGTCAGTGCGAGGCCGTCTACCCTGAATAGAGAAACAATTAAGGAGAATAAGTACACTCCATCACCATTCAGAGCTAATGCTAATAATGATATTGGAAGAACAGATATCGGGTATAGACAGGGAGGGAGACAGCCATGGAACAACAGTACAGATCTGCATAGCGGCAGAGGGGCTGAAAGGACTACACGGGAACGGTACCACAATGAACATTACAACAAATACAGGGGTGATGCTTTTCAAAATAACTCAGCATCGAAATCCTCATATTCATTGGGTGGTAAAGGGCTTCCTGTTAATGATCCACTACTCAATTTTGGTAGGGAGAAGCATTCACTCTCAAAGAGTGAGAAACCTTATTTGGAGGACCCTTTCATGAAAGACTTTGGAGCTACTGGTTTTGATGGACGGGATCCCTTTTCTGGTGGTCTTGTTGGTGTGGTTAAAAGGAAGAAAGATGTGCCTAGACAGACTGATTTTCATGATCCTGTAAGGGAATCTTTCGAGGCTGAACTTGAGAGAGTTCAGAAGATGCAAGAAGAGGAGAGGCAGCGGATCATTGAAGAGCAAGAAAGAGCTTTAGAGCTAGCtcgaagagaagaagaggagagagCACGGTTGGCCAGGGAACAGGAAGAAAGGCAGAGAAGGTTGGAAGAGGAAGCCAGGGAGGCAGCATGGAGAGCAGAACAAGAACAAATGGAAGCCATTCAAAAAGCTGAAGAACAGAGGATAGCTAGAGATGAGGAGAAGCAAAGGATGTTTATGGAGGAAGAGAGGAGGAAACAGGCTGCTAAACAAAAGCTTTTAGAATTGGAGCAAAGGATTGCCAAGAGGCAGGCTGAAGGAGCAAAGCCAGGAAGTAATTCTCTGGCTTCAGCAGATGAGAAAATGTCTGGGATGGTAGAAGAAAGAGATGCCTCCAGGCTAGCCGACTTGGGTGATTGGGAAGATGGTGAAAGAATGGTGGAGAGGATTACAACTTCAGCATCTTCTGATTCATCCAGTCTTAATAGGCCCTTTGAGATTGGTTCTAGGCCTCACCTTTCGAGTGATGGTTCTTCTGCCTTTATGGACAGAGGAAAACCTGTTACTTCATGGAGAAGAGATGTGTATGAGAATGGGAGCAGCTCAAACTTCCTTATCCAAGACCAGGAGAATGGTCACCATAGTCCCAGGAGAGAGGTATCTGTGGGTCGAAGATCTTTTTCTAGAAAAGAGTTCCATGGAGGAGCTGGATTTATGTCTTCTAGGACTTATCATAGAGGTGGGATTCCAGAGCCTCACATGGATGATTTCACTCATTCAAGAGGGCAGAGGTGGAACCTTTCTGGGGATGGAGATCATTATGGCAGCAACACGGAGATTGACTCTGAGTATCATGAGAATTTTGTTGAAAAGTTTGGTGATGCTGGATGGGGGCAAGGCCGTCCTCGTGGTAGTCTTTATCCTCAAGATTCTGAACGATCGTATCCAAATACAGAGTCAGATGGGCCTTATTCCCTTGGGAGGTCACGGTATTCCATGAGGCAGCCTCGTGTTCTCCCCCCTCCATCGTTAACTTCCATGCACAAGACGACCTACAGGGTTGAGAATGAACGCCCTGGTCCTTCTACTTTTCTGGAAAATGAGATGCAGTACAATCATGCAGCACGAAGTGAGCCTAGCATGCAGACTGGGTATGATGATAGTCATGAAGAGAATATTGGACAACGTGAAATAATTGGTATCCAGCGACAGAATATCGAGAATGAGGAACCAAAGCTAGATAATAACGCCACCCCAAGGTGTGACTCGCAGTCTTCACTCTCTGTTTCAAGCCCTCCTAATTCTCCAACTCATCTTTCTCATGATGATCTGGATGAATCTGGAGATTCTGCAGTAGTATCAGCTGCTGGAGGATCTCAAGATGCTCCCCTGTCAGAACCTGAAAATGAACCTGTTGGCTTACCCACCCAAGCTGAGAAAGAGAATGTGATGACTACCTCAAGTGCTGTCTCTACAGGTGATGATGAAGAATGGACATTAGAGAATGATGAACAGCTGCAGTTGCAGGAAGAGTATGACGAGGATGAAGATGGATAccaggaagaagatgaagtgcACGAAGGAGACCAGGAGTTCGAAGATATGCATCTAGAGGAGAAAGGGTCACCCCACATGATTGATAATTTGGTTTTAGGCTTCAATGAGGGTGTTGCAGTTGGGATGCCTAATGATGACTTTGAAAGAAGTTCGAGGAATGAAGAAAGTACTTTTGTGATATCACAAGGATCCACAGGCACTGTAGAAGAACGTGGATCTTTTAATGGAATGTGCGGTGATGGACAAGCCCTTCAACCTGTCAATGCCACTACTCAGGTGAGCGGTGATGGTTCTTCCAGAATGTTTCAGGAAACTGAGAAGGCAATGCAGGATTTGGTTATTCAGCCCAATAATGCTCCTCATACTTCAGCAGCATCTGAGATTTTAGATCATGTGGAGGCTTCTAGTAGCTCTGGTATGTCTGCTCAGCATCCAGTTCCATCTTCAATCAACTTGGCCTCACATTCTTCATCTGGTCCGACTGTCATGTCTACTGTACCTGCTGTACCGAGTCAAGCTGAGGTGCCTGTTAAACTTCAGTTTGGGCTGTTTTCTGGTCCTTCTCTGATACCATCTCCAGTTCCTGCCATACAAATTGGCTCAATTCAGATGCCTCTTCATATGCATCCTCAGGTTGGCCCATCCCTTAGCCACATGCACCCATCACAGCCTCCTCTCTTCCAGTTTGGCCAGCTAAGGTATACATCTCCTATTTCTCAGGGAGTACTGCCATTGGCTCCTCAAGCCATCTCATTTGTTCAGCCCAATGTTCAAGCCAGTTATTCTTTAAATCGGAACACAGGAGGTCCTCTGCCACTTCAAACCGGTCAAGACACATCTGCTCATAATCTGATGAAGAACAATGCTATGTCTCTTGCAATTGATAACCAACCAGATGTTGTTTCAACGCCTTTAGACCTATCTCAAGGGAACATATCGAAAGAGGTGAATTCATTGCCTGCAAGACAAAATGTTGGAAATAGTGTTATGCAGCAGGGTCATGCAAGGATTTCCCATTTTGGTGATAACAGTGCTAGGTCTGAATCGCATTATCGGGATGAAGATCCGGAGCACCATAATGCAGTTGTGAAGAACTACAATTCCTTGGCCAATATGAGAGAATCAGAAAGGCAGCATCAAAATGAAGCAGCAGCGTCTCAGTTGGTTTCAAAGGAAAGAGATTTGAGTGGGCCAAGGGCTCAACGGCCAATATCTGGTGGCAGAGGGAAAAGATATGTCTTCACGGCTAAAAATCCTGGCCCAAAATCTTCATATCAAGCTGCTGATGCTTCTCGCACAGACTCTAGTGGATTCCAGAGGAGGCCTCGGCGTAATATTCAGCGCACTGAGTTTCGAGTTCGGGAAAGTGCTGATAAGAGGCAATCTACTGGTTTGGTCTCATCTAACCACCTTGGGATGGATGATAAGCCAAACGGCAATGGAAGGGGTACAGAAATTTCAGCAAGAAGTGTGCCTAGAAAGGTGGTTGCGTCAAATAAGCAATTGCAACAGACATTAGACTCAGAATGCTTGAGCTCAAGTCTATCTACTTCACGGGAGATGGATTCTGGAAGCAGGGCTGAAAAGGGATCTGGAAAGGAAGCCTTGACAAAGAGTCAGAACATCCTACCTTCTGGAGAGGGAAACCTTAAAAGGAATATTTGTTCCGAAGAGGATGTTGATGCTTCTTTGCAAAGTGGAATTGTGCGTGTTTTTGAGCAACCTGGCATTGAAGCACCTAGCGATGAAGATGACTTTATTGAGGTGAGGTCAAAGAGGCAAATGCTGAATGATCGTCGtgaacaaagagaaaaagaaagcaaggcAAAGTCTCGGGTCTCAAAG ATGCCACGTAAGCCTCGTTCTACTTCACAGAACACTATCATCCCAGCCAAGTTAAGTAAAATTCCCGCATCAGCGAGTGGAGAAGCGTCAAAGAGCCTTCGGCCTGATCTCATTTCCTCTGAGGGGCGTCGCTTGGCAAACATTGAAGCATCAGCTGGATTTAACGCTGCCATAGTGTCACAACCATTGGCTCCAATTGGTACTCCTCCTGTGAAAACTGATTCCCAAGCTGATATGAGATCCCAGGGAATCAG GTCCCTCCAGACAAGCTCCATTCCTGTAGTAACCGGTGGTGGAAAGAGCATTGGACCAGGAGTGATATTTGAGAGCAAAAATAAGGTTGTTGATAATGTTCAAACATCATCTTTGGGGTCTTGGGGTGATTCACCAATTAATCAACAG GTTATGGCTCTAACACAAACCCAACTTGATGAGGCTATGAAGCCTGAACAATTTGATTCTCATTCTTCTGTTGGAGATCAAAATAGCTCAGCTAGCAAGCCCACCATGCCATCATCATCCATCTTGACCAAGGATAAGTCATTTTCTTCTGGTGCAAGCCCAATCAATTCCCTGCTTGCGGGGGAGAAAATCCAATTTG GTGCGGTCACCTCTCCAACAATTCTCCCTCCTAGCAACTGTGCTGTTTCTCTTCGGTATCGGTCAGACATCCAAATATCCCACAATCTTCCTGGAGCTGAGAATGCTTGCAGTCTTTTCTTTGAAAAAGAGAAACGTGCCCCTGAATCTTGTGATCACTTAGAGGATTGTGAAGCTGAAGCTGAAGCTGAGGCAGCTGCTTCTGCTGTTGCTGTTGCAGCCATCAGTAATGATGAGATTGTCGGGAATGGGCTGGGTACTTGCCCTGTCTCTTTGTCGGAAACCAAAAGTTTTGGACCAGATATTGATGGAATAACAGCAg GTGGTGATCAGCAATTAGCAAGTCAGTCTAGGGCTGAAGAATCTCTGAGTGTTGCTCTTCCTGCTGATCTATCTGTTGAGACCCCGCCAATTTCCTTATGGCCACCCCTGCCGAGCCCACAGAACTCCTCAAGCCAGATGCTTTCACATTTTCCCGGAGGGCCACcttctcattttcctttttatgagATGAACCACGTTTTGGGGGGTCCCATCTTTGCATTTGGACCACATGATGAATCTTCATCTACTCCCCAATCGCAGTCCCAGAAGAGTAGTGCATCCGGCTCAGGGCCACTTGGGGCCTGGCAACAATGCCATTCTGGTGTAGATTCATTCTATGGTCCTCCAGCAGGATTTACTGGCCCTTTCATCAGTCCTCCTGGAGGCATCCCAGGGGTTCAAGGCCCTCCACACATGGTTGTGTATAACCATTTTGCACCAGTTGGACAATTTGGACAAGTTGGCTTGAGTTTCATGGGTGCCACTTACATTCCATCTGGCAAGCAACCTGACTGGAAGCACAATCCTGCATCATCTTCAATGACTGTGGGTGAGGGGGACATAAATAACTTGAATATGGTTTCTGCACAGCGCAATCCGTCGAACATGCCTGCTCCGCTCCAGCATCTTGCCCCTGGGTCACCTCTTCTGCCGATGCCTTCTCCTTTGGCCATGTTTGATGTTTCTCCTTTCCAG TCTTCTCCAGACTTGTCAGTCCAACCTCGTTGGCAGCGTGTTCCTGCTTCACCTCTTCAATCTGTTCCTCTGTCAATTCCATTGCAAAAACCGGTGGAAGGTGTACATACTTCTCCATTTAGCCATGGGCCTCCAGTGAACCAGTCATTGACTGCCAACAGGTTTGTTGACTCCCGATCTTCAACACCCTCTGACAGCAACCGGAATTTTCCTGTGGCAACTGATGCAACTGTCACCCAATTGCCGGATGAACTAGGGTTGGTAGACCCATCAAGCTCCACTAGCACTGGGGCTCCAGCACAGGCTGTGGTCACTAATAGCTCATCTGTAAACGCCATCACAGATGGTGGCAAGACTGATGTTCAGACTGGCGGTAGCAGAAACAGCAGTGGCCAAAACACAAGTTCCACTTTTAAAACTCCGTCGTCGGCTCAGCACAAGAATATGTCTGCACAGCAGTACAGTCATTCCTCAGGGTATAATTATCAAAGAGGAGGTGGGGTTTCTCAGAAGAATTCGGGGGCTGAATGGTCCCATCGCAGAATGGGGTTCCAAGGAAGGAACCAGTCTTTGGGTGCAGAAAAAAGCTTTCCCTCATCAAAGATGAAGCAAATTTATGTGGCTAAACAGACTAATAGTGGGACCTCAACAGCGTCATGA